A single region of the Bacteroides luhongzhouii genome encodes:
- a CDS encoding endonuclease/exonuclease/phosphatase family protein, with protein sequence MEHIGKFVTYLILAVNALFVGTLILSAYSPYLNPKINPLASSLGLAFPIFLTINLIFIGFWAFVNYRYALLPAIGFLICIPQIRTYIPFNSTSKTIPEGSIKILSYNVMSFSNLEKKDGKNPVLSYLVNSNADIICLQEYNTATNKKYLTEQDIKKALKAYPYQSIHQQGKGDVQLACFSKFPILSIHPIEYESNYNGSMKYVLNVNNDTLTLINNHLESNKLTKEDRGMYEDMIKDPNAKKVKTGLRQLIRKLAEASAIRASQADSVAKAIAECKYPTTIVCGDFNDGSISYTHRILTQKLDDAFTQSGKGLGISYNLNKFYFRIDNILISPNLKAYNCTVDRSIKASDHYPIWCYISKR encoded by the coding sequence ATGGAACATATTGGCAAATTTGTCACATATCTGATACTTGCTGTCAACGCTCTCTTTGTGGGAACGTTGATATTAAGCGCTTATAGCCCTTACCTTAACCCGAAAATAAACCCACTTGCTTCCAGCTTGGGACTTGCATTTCCGATATTCCTGACGATTAATCTGATTTTTATCGGCTTCTGGGCATTCGTCAATTACCGGTATGCTCTCTTGCCTGCCATCGGTTTTCTGATTTGTATTCCGCAGATACGGACTTATATTCCTTTTAACTCCACCTCTAAAACCATACCGGAAGGAAGCATCAAAATCCTATCTTACAACGTGATGAGTTTCAGTAATCTGGAGAAGAAAGATGGAAAGAACCCTGTATTATCTTATCTTGTAAATAGCAACGCCGATATTATCTGCCTGCAAGAATATAACACTGCTACCAACAAGAAATACCTGACGGAACAGGACATTAAAAAAGCATTGAAAGCCTATCCTTACCAATCCATCCACCAACAAGGGAAAGGAGATGTACAACTAGCCTGTTTCTCCAAGTTTCCTATACTTTCAATACATCCCATCGAATATGAAAGCAATTATAACGGTTCCATGAAATATGTACTGAATGTAAATAACGATACTCTTACATTAATCAACAACCACCTGGAATCCAACAAACTCACCAAAGAAGACAGAGGGATGTATGAGGATATGATTAAAGACCCGAATGCCAAGAAAGTAAAAACCGGACTTAGGCAATTAATCAGAAAACTGGCGGAAGCATCGGCTATCCGGGCTTCACAAGCAGATTCTGTGGCTAAAGCCATTGCAGAATGTAAATATCCGACAACCATAGTATGCGGCGATTTCAACGACGGTTCTATCTCGTATACGCATCGCATCCTGACTCAGAAGCTAGACGATGCATTCACACAGTCCGGTAAAGGATTGGGCATCTCCTACAATCTGAACAAGTTCTATTTCCGCATAGACAATATCTTGATCAGCCCTAACCTAAAAGCCTACAATTGCACTGTAGACCGGTCTATCAAAGCATCAGACCACTACCCGATCTGGTGCTATATCAGTAAACGATAA
- a CDS encoding rhomboid family protein → MGHIIADLKETFRRGNIFIQLIYINVGIFLIGTLINVFLRLFEVSTPDIFGIFALPASLIGFIHQPWSLFTYMFMHAGILHILFNMLWLYWFGSLFLYFFSAKHLRGLYVLGGICGGLLYMIAYNVFPLFSSQVAGSTLVGASASVLAIVAATAYREPNYRVQLFLFGAIRLKYLALIVIGIDVLSITSSNAGGHIAHLGGALAGLWFAASLNKGTDLTSWINWILDSFISLFQKKTWKRKPKMKVHYGNSATGREKDYDYNAHKKAQSDEVDRILEKLKKSGYDSLTTEEKKSLFDASKR, encoded by the coding sequence ATGGGACATATTATAGCTGATTTAAAGGAGACATTCAGAAGAGGAAATATTTTCATCCAACTGATTTATATCAACGTAGGCATCTTTCTGATCGGCACGTTGATTAACGTTTTCTTACGACTTTTTGAAGTAAGTACACCCGATATATTCGGTATATTTGCCTTACCGGCATCCCTTATCGGATTTATTCATCAGCCGTGGTCGTTATTTACTTATATGTTTATGCATGCCGGCATCCTGCATATTTTATTCAATATGCTCTGGCTGTATTGGTTCGGAAGTTTGTTTCTCTACTTTTTCTCGGCCAAACATTTAAGAGGACTATATGTATTGGGAGGTATCTGCGGAGGTTTACTGTATATGATCGCCTACAATGTATTTCCTTTATTCAGTTCGCAAGTGGCGGGCTCAACATTGGTAGGAGCGTCGGCTTCCGTACTAGCCATCGTAGCTGCTACGGCCTATCGTGAACCGAATTACAGGGTACAACTTTTTCTTTTCGGCGCTATCCGTCTCAAATACCTGGCACTGATTGTTATCGGAATCGATGTATTATCCATTACCTCAAGTAATGCCGGAGGACATATCGCCCACCTGGGCGGTGCTCTTGCAGGACTTTGGTTTGCCGCCAGCCTAAATAAAGGAACTGATTTGACTTCCTGGATCAACTGGATTCTGGATAGCTTCATCTCCTTGTTTCAGAAGAAAACATGGAAACGGAAACCGAAAATGAAGGTACACTATGGAAACAGTGCCACCGGTCGCGAGAAAGATTATGATTACAATGCCCACAAAAAAGCACAGTCTGATGAAGTGGACCGTATTTTGGAAAAACTAAAAAAATCCGGTTACGACAGTCTGACAACTGAAGAAAAGAAAAGCTTGTTCGACGCAAGCAAAAGATAA